In one Lolium rigidum isolate FL_2022 chromosome 3, APGP_CSIRO_Lrig_0.1, whole genome shotgun sequence genomic region, the following are encoded:
- the LOC124699437 gene encoding transcription factor WRKY19-like codes for MNAGSPDIRPSEGEVRGAWKCLMEGSSSSDRYMERCALATELAQVLDTVRQLEAQMGAKGVADDGGERCRALVSSMRSSVDRSIHIAMSSCCAPGAPGSPPSAEGSPRSGGSDHGADSRCRGANATGQCKKRKALPKWSTQVRVNTVQDVGPLDDGFSWRKYGQKDILGAKYPRAYFRCTYRHTQSCHASKQVQRADGDPLLFDVVYHGNHTCAQCNSLQRPRHAGGGEQWQPQPTGGQELSSIISVGLKDEGLAKGLLDTPFSFQSKPAGAAETGGGGAPNSDFPAGCAFTASPFVSPATSEHQVVRNVPDVELTSTTDSQMADMEFMLQLADADFLDNSRYF; via the exons ATGAACGCCGGCAGCCCTGACATACGGCCGAGCGAGGGAGAGGTACGAGGTGCGTGGAAGTGTTTGATGGaggggtcgtcgtcgtcggacaGGTACATGGAGAGGTGCGCCCTGGCCACGGAGCTGGCGCAGGTGCTCGACACGGTGAGGCAGCTGGAGGCGCAGATGGGCGCGAAGGGCGTCGCCGACGACGGAGGGGAGCGGTGCCGGGCGCTGGTGTCCAGCATGCGCTCCTCCGTCGATAGGTCCATCCACATAGCCATGTCCTCGTGCTGCGCCCCTGGTGCTCCGGGGTCGCCGCCGTCCGCCGAGGGAAGTCCCCGCAGCGGCGGATCCGACCACGGTGCCGACTCCCGGTGCCGCGGCGCCAATGCGACTGGGCAATGCAAGAAGAG GAAAGCGTTGCCCAAGTGGAGCACGCAGGTGAGGGTGAACACCGTGCAGGACGTCGGCCCCCTCGACGACGGCTTCAGCTGGAGGAAGTACGGCCAGAAGGACATCCTCGGCGCCAAGTACCCAAG AGCCTACTtccggtgcacgtaccggcaCACGCAGAGCTGCCACGCGAGCAAGCAGGTGCAGCGCGCCGACGGCGACCCGCTGCTCTTCGACGTCGTCTACCATGGGAACCACACCTGCGCGCAGTGCAACAGCCTGCAGAGGCCGCGGCACGCAGGAGGCGGAGAACAATGGCAGCCGCAGCCCACAGGCGGGCAGGAGCTGAGCTCCATCATCTCGGTGGGACTGAAGGACGAGGGGCTCGCGAAGGGGTTGTTGGACACTCCGTTCTCCTTCCAGTCCAAGCCAGCAGGCGCCGCCgagactggcggcggcggcgcaccgaacAGCGACTTCCCAGCTGGCTGTGCCTTCACTGCGTCCCCCTTCGTTTCGCCGGCGACGTCAGAGCACCAGGTCGTCAGGAACGTGCCCGACGTGGAGCTCACCTCCACGACGGACTCCCAGATGGCGGACATGGAGTTCATGCTGCAGCTGGCCGACGCCGATTTCTTGGATAATTCGCGCTATTTCTAA